A stretch of the Arthrobacter sp. PAMC 25486 genome encodes the following:
- a CDS encoding sulfatase has product MNILLIMADQFAAHALTRRRPEDAHFSTPNLDRLAAGATVFTQAYTPFPLCVPARSAMVTGRYPHQLGIMSNKFNGIGPDRGRPYGAGAAEPGHGPESLGHWFTAAGYDCAYAGKWHALQASATADDGFDPIHPFGDEGLVEACHEWLGRRSSLSHPTPGQPPTDRPFFLVASFDDPHTICEYARSQPMPYGPVPPVPTLDAPPLPPNFHKAPYAPEALAMEQDAASRMYGTVAFSPDDWRGYRATYAALVARVDQRIGQLLDGIDLASTAVVFVSDHGDGDASHGWNQKTALHQECIKVPFLVHVPGRAAAVVDKPVAAVLGLLPTLCDIAGVAAPGGLAANSALVPEQPPVVVQTSFQDAAALPGAGTSGRTLILGDWKYAVYSWGAHREQLHHLSADPGEQRNLAVEASHAPVLERMRAELLHWALANEDTAFLKKLVLPATAVPGTHAEIFRVPY; this is encoded by the coding sequence ATGAACATCCTGCTCATCATGGCCGACCAGTTCGCCGCCCATGCACTGACCCGGCGCCGGCCCGAGGACGCACATTTCAGCACGCCCAACCTCGACCGTCTGGCGGCCGGCGCCACCGTTTTCACGCAGGCTTACACCCCTTTTCCGCTTTGCGTGCCGGCTCGCAGCGCCATGGTCACGGGGCGGTATCCGCACCAGCTGGGCATTATGTCCAACAAGTTCAACGGGATCGGGCCCGACCGCGGTCGGCCGTACGGTGCGGGGGCGGCGGAGCCCGGCCACGGTCCGGAATCGCTGGGCCATTGGTTCACGGCCGCTGGGTACGACTGTGCCTACGCCGGAAAATGGCACGCACTTCAGGCCAGCGCCACCGCGGATGACGGCTTTGACCCCATCCACCCCTTTGGTGATGAGGGCCTGGTGGAGGCATGCCATGAATGGCTCGGGCGCCGGAGCTCACTTTCGCACCCCACACCGGGCCAGCCCCCAACGGATCGTCCGTTCTTCCTTGTGGCTTCCTTCGACGACCCCCACACCATCTGCGAATATGCCCGGTCGCAGCCCATGCCGTATGGGCCGGTGCCGCCGGTTCCCACCCTGGATGCCCCTCCCCTGCCACCCAACTTCCACAAGGCGCCCTACGCGCCCGAGGCGCTGGCGATGGAACAGGACGCGGCCTCCAGGATGTACGGCACCGTGGCATTCAGCCCGGATGACTGGCGCGGCTACCGGGCCACCTACGCAGCACTTGTTGCCCGCGTTGACCAACGCATTGGGCAACTGCTGGACGGGATCGACTTGGCGAGCACCGCCGTCGTATTTGTCAGCGACCATGGCGACGGCGACGCCTCCCACGGTTGGAACCAAAAAACCGCCCTGCACCAGGAATGCATCAAGGTGCCGTTTCTAGTGCATGTTCCGGGCCGGGCCGCAGCGGTGGTCGATAAGCCTGTGGCGGCCGTGTTGGGACTGCTGCCCACGCTGTGTGACATCGCGGGGGTTGCTGCGCCGGGCGGGCTTGCCGCGAACTCTGCACTGGTGCCGGAGCAGCCGCCGGTGGTGGTGCAAACCTCGTTCCAGGACGCAGCCGCACTGCCCGGCGCCGGGACCTCGGGGAGGACACTCATTCTTGGGGACTGGAAATACGCGGTGTACAGCTGGGGCGCACACCGCGAACAACTCCACCATCTGTCGGCAGATCCCGGCGAGCAACGCAATCTTGCCGTGGAGGCTTCGCATGCGCCCGTGCTTGAACGGATGCGCGCGGAACTGCTGCACTGGGCCTTGGCCAACGAGGACACGGCGTTCCTGAAGAAGCTGGTCCTGCCTGCCACCGCCGTGCCGGGGACCCATGCGGAAATCTTTCGCGTGCCCTACTAG
- a CDS encoding ribonuclease HI family protein, translating to MTIVAAADGSALGNPGPAGWAWYVDDNCWRSGGWDHGTNNMGELMAVLDLFKSTAHIPEEPLHILCDSQYVINSVTKWMPGWKRKGWKKSDGKPVLNLELLKEIDALLVGRKYTFEWVKGHAGHELNEAADVRARDAATAHQAKRLPNAGPGFPGSSLNGSGASTAQDKFDAGMPGTSQVTPAAARENVQNTVRNAVQPILAGTALFDEPDLFSMLEDEPDPFFVVDRAASVDDVVELERELLDPAVRTDPLRLAELLHPDFEEIGASGQLWSRKEMIEALVDEAAAEAELEVLALNKVDAATALLTYRSITRSGNTLRSSLWSLADGQWRLRFHQGTREA from the coding sequence ATGACGATTGTTGCTGCCGCCGATGGTTCGGCCCTTGGAAATCCCGGTCCCGCAGGTTGGGCCTGGTACGTGGATGACAACTGTTGGCGTTCCGGCGGCTGGGACCATGGCACCAACAACATGGGCGAGCTCATGGCTGTCCTGGACCTGTTCAAGTCCACGGCGCATATTCCGGAAGAGCCGCTGCATATCCTGTGCGACAGTCAGTACGTCATCAACTCGGTGACGAAATGGATGCCGGGTTGGAAACGCAAGGGGTGGAAGAAGTCGGATGGCAAACCCGTTCTTAATCTTGAGCTTCTCAAGGAGATTGACGCGTTGCTGGTTGGCCGGAAATACACGTTTGAGTGGGTCAAGGGGCACGCCGGCCATGAGCTGAATGAGGCGGCCGACGTCCGTGCCCGTGACGCCGCCACGGCGCACCAGGCCAAGCGCCTGCCAAATGCCGGCCCCGGGTTCCCCGGTTCGTCCCTGAATGGTTCGGGTGCTTCAACAGCCCAGGACAAGTTCGACGCCGGCATGCCGGGAACCAGCCAAGTCACACCTGCCGCTGCCCGGGAGAATGTCCAGAACACTGTGCGGAATGCGGTGCAGCCGATCCTGGCAGGAACGGCACTCTTTGACGAACCAGACCTTTTCTCCATGCTGGAAGACGAACCTGATCCGTTTTTTGTCGTGGATCGTGCCGCCAGCGTCGACGACGTGGTGGAACTGGAGCGGGAACTGTTGGACCCGGCTGTCCGGACGGATCCGCTTCGGCTGGCGGAGCTTTTGCATCCGGATTTCGAGGAGATTGGTGCCTCGGGGCAGTTGTGGTCCAGGAAGGAAATGATCGAAGCGCTGGTCGATGAAGCCGCGGCCGAAGCCGAACTGGAGGTCCTCGCCTTGAACAAGGTGGATGCTGCAACGGCCCTGCTGACCTACCGCAGCATCACCCGAAGCGGCAACACATTGCGGAGCTCCCTGTGGTCACTTGCTGACGGGCAGTGGCGCCTGCGCTTCCACCAGGGGACGCGCGAAGCCTAG
- a CDS encoding carbohydrate ABC transporter permease, protein MSTLTAPEETSAGTPQGPGSTGRPGKNSTKRSKNYRGVSPALRAESNIVRSIGVVLLWAVVAISIGMLLWMVLQAFRDTRSILASPWGMPETLDFSNFVNAWTVSDFATATWNSVITTGVSSFLTVAFAAPAAYYLARVESRFTNGLSLYFILGLGIPAQVILIPLFVMLNKVYLTDSLIGLNLVYIASSMPFTVFLLTAFFRSLPMEMEEAAALDGATALRTFVQITLPLAKGGILTAFVLQVVAHWNETLLALTLIQSTEKYTLPVALISFVQQQTYSGADWGGLFAGLCIVVLPMLIIYIWLGRRLTEGLTLGMGK, encoded by the coding sequence ATGTCTACTCTCACCGCACCCGAAGAGACTTCCGCGGGCACGCCGCAAGGCCCCGGCTCCACCGGCCGGCCCGGCAAGAACAGCACCAAGCGCAGCAAGAACTACCGCGGCGTCAGCCCTGCCCTCCGCGCGGAAAGCAACATCGTCCGCAGCATTGGCGTAGTCCTGCTGTGGGCTGTTGTCGCCATCAGCATCGGCATGCTGTTGTGGATGGTGTTGCAGGCGTTCCGCGACACCCGATCCATCCTCGCCAGCCCCTGGGGCATGCCGGAAACCCTTGACTTCTCCAACTTTGTCAACGCCTGGACCGTCAGCGACTTTGCCACGGCAACCTGGAACTCGGTCATCACCACCGGCGTTTCATCGTTTTTGACAGTGGCCTTTGCCGCACCCGCAGCGTACTACCTCGCCCGGGTGGAAAGCCGTTTCACCAACGGGCTGAGCTTGTACTTCATTCTGGGCTTGGGCATCCCGGCACAGGTCATCTTGATCCCGTTGTTCGTCATGCTCAACAAGGTGTATCTGACCGACAGCCTGATCGGGCTGAACCTGGTCTACATTGCCAGTTCAATGCCGTTCACGGTGTTCCTGCTGACCGCGTTCTTCCGCAGCCTGCCCATGGAGATGGAGGAGGCCGCCGCACTCGACGGCGCCACCGCCTTGCGCACCTTCGTCCAGATCACGCTGCCGCTGGCCAAGGGCGGCATCCTGACCGCGTTTGTCCTGCAGGTGGTTGCGCACTGGAACGAGACGCTGCTGGCGCTGACCCTGATCCAGTCCACCGAAAAGTACACGCTGCCCGTTGCCTTGATTTCCTTTGTGCAGCAGCAGACGTACTCCGGCGCCGACTGGGGCGGGTTGTTCGCGGGCCTGTGCATCGTGGTCCTGCCGATGCTGATCATCTATATCTGGCTGGGCCGGCGCCTCACCGAGGGCCTGACCCTGGGCATGGGCAAATAG
- a CDS encoding ATP-binding protein yields MWKNASLRSQLVAIISALLTVSLLALGATTFLLLHSFLEDQMDTQLATSQQSIIRNGTVDSENTGRAPFSFDYYVGFHFNDGGLADQNRPGMDKPVYPTFTMAQAQALNGKRFTVPSSDGGAAWRLTVIAPQDFQLTDPVGAKDIYTGYVVVGLPYESLNLTMERLAAVVAGVAILAVTMGTMIAYWTVSRSFRPLSRVEKTAAAIAAGDLSRRVDIENPATEVGRLSVSLNTMLAHIEHAFAARTASEKKMRRFVADASHELRTPLVTIRGFSELYRHGALQTPEDVGTAMGRIESEAKRMGELVEDLLILARIDEQRPLQLKPVDLLIIGHDAVLDARATARDRSFKVIGLDGGPGTSAPSVGDEAKLRQVVANLMGNALRYTPDGSPIEIMVGTRTEGPAAYSVIKIRDHGPGISDEEAPRVFERFYRADSSRDRNTGGSGLGLAIVSAIVASHEGTVRLEQTPGGGATMAIELPYHAFEDAPEPSDEESASSGDVSEPSGDVSEPSGDVSEPSGGVSEPSGGVSEPSGGDFPGAGSSTA; encoded by the coding sequence TTGTGGAAGAACGCCTCCCTGCGCTCACAGCTGGTGGCGATCATCAGCGCGCTGTTGACCGTTTCCCTGCTGGCGCTGGGAGCCACAACGTTTCTTTTGCTGCACTCCTTTCTGGAAGACCAGATGGACACGCAGCTGGCCACCTCCCAGCAGTCGATTATCCGCAACGGCACGGTGGATTCAGAGAACACCGGCCGGGCCCCGTTCAGCTTTGACTACTATGTGGGTTTCCACTTCAATGACGGCGGGCTGGCGGACCAAAACCGCCCCGGCATGGACAAGCCGGTGTACCCCACCTTCACCATGGCGCAGGCCCAGGCGCTGAACGGCAAGAGATTCACGGTGCCCAGCAGTGACGGCGGGGCTGCGTGGCGCCTGACCGTCATAGCGCCGCAGGACTTCCAGCTCACGGACCCCGTTGGTGCCAAGGACATCTACACTGGTTATGTGGTGGTGGGTCTGCCGTATGAGAGCCTCAATCTCACGATGGAACGTCTCGCGGCGGTGGTGGCGGGAGTCGCCATCTTGGCCGTCACCATGGGCACCATGATCGCCTATTGGACAGTCTCCCGCTCCTTCCGGCCCCTGAGCCGTGTCGAGAAGACCGCCGCAGCCATCGCCGCCGGGGACCTGTCCCGGCGCGTGGACATTGAGAACCCGGCCACGGAAGTGGGCCGGCTGTCCGTGTCGCTAAACACCATGCTGGCCCACATTGAGCATGCCTTCGCCGCCAGGACCGCATCTGAAAAGAAGATGCGCCGCTTCGTTGCCGACGCCTCCCACGAATTGCGGACCCCGCTGGTCACCATCCGTGGCTTCTCCGAGCTCTACCGCCACGGCGCCCTGCAAACCCCCGAGGACGTCGGCACAGCCATGGGCCGCATCGAGAGCGAGGCCAAACGGATGGGCGAGCTCGTCGAAGACCTGCTCATACTGGCCCGCATCGACGAGCAGCGGCCGCTGCAGCTCAAGCCCGTGGACCTGCTGATCATCGGCCACGACGCCGTGCTGGATGCGCGCGCCACCGCACGTGACCGCAGCTTTAAGGTCATAGGGCTCGACGGCGGACCCGGCACCTCCGCGCCAAGCGTCGGCGACGAGGCGAAACTACGCCAGGTCGTGGCAAACCTGATGGGCAACGCGCTGCGTTACACCCCGGATGGTTCCCCCATTGAGATCATGGTGGGCACCCGCACTGAGGGACCCGCCGCCTACTCGGTCATCAAGATCCGCGACCACGGCCCGGGCATCTCCGACGAGGAGGCACCGCGCGTCTTTGAACGTTTCTACCGTGCCGATTCCTCACGCGACAGGAACACCGGCGGCAGCGGATTGGGCCTGGCAATTGTGTCCGCGATCGTCGCATCCCACGAGGGCACTGTGCGGCTGGAACAGACTCCCGGAGGTGGGGCGACCATGGCCATTGAATTGCCATATCACGCGTTCGAGGACGCACCAGAGCCCTCAGACGAAGAATCGGCATCCTCAGGCGATGTTTCAGAGCCATCCGGTGATGTATCAGAGCCATCCGGTGATGTATCAGAGCCCTCCGGCGGCGTATCAGAGCCCTCCGGCGGCGTATCAGAGCCCTCCGGCGGCGATTTCCCCGGCGCTGGTTCCTCCACAGCATAG
- a CDS encoding response regulator transcription factor, protein MKKTGPEAKLLVVDDEPNIRELLSTSLRFAGFEVIAAANGRDALAAAEEHNPDLAVLDVMLPDMDGFTVTRRLRAAGRHFPVLFLTARDDTEDKVTGLTVGGDDYVTKPFSLDEVVARIRAVLRRTQPMEDDDAVLRVADLELDDDAHEVRRAGKTVELSPTEFKLLRYLMLNPNRVLSKAQILDHVWEYDFNGDASIVESYISYLRRKVDIDASLPALIQTKRGVGYVLRTADKR, encoded by the coding sequence GTGAAAAAGACCGGACCTGAAGCCAAGCTGCTCGTTGTTGACGACGAGCCCAATATTCGTGAGCTCCTCTCGACATCCCTGCGTTTCGCCGGGTTCGAGGTCATCGCCGCCGCTAACGGCCGCGACGCACTGGCTGCGGCCGAGGAACACAACCCGGACCTGGCCGTCCTGGATGTCATGCTCCCCGACATGGACGGATTTACCGTCACCCGCCGGCTGCGTGCCGCCGGACGGCACTTCCCTGTCCTGTTCCTGACGGCCCGCGACGACACCGAGGACAAGGTCACCGGTCTGACGGTGGGCGGCGACGACTATGTCACCAAGCCTTTCAGCCTCGATGAGGTTGTGGCCCGCATCCGCGCCGTCCTGCGCCGTACCCAGCCCATGGAAGATGACGACGCCGTATTGCGTGTTGCCGATCTGGAGCTCGACGACGACGCCCACGAGGTGCGCCGCGCCGGCAAGACCGTGGAGCTCTCCCCCACCGAGTTCAAGCTCTTGCGTTACCTGATGCTGAACCCCAACCGGGTGCTGTCCAAGGCTCAGATCCTTGACCACGTGTGGGAATACGATTTCAACGGCGACGCCTCCATCGTGGAGTCGTACATCTCCTACCTGCGCCGCAAGGTCGACATCGACGCGTCGCTGCCTGCCCTGATCCAGACCAAGCGCGGCGTGGGTTACGTGCTGCGAACTGCCGACAAGCGCTAG
- a CDS encoding carbohydrate ABC transporter permease, translating into MSATTAHRSRSAAAAAERGQGGSSIDRQRRKLLVPFVGPAFVIYTVLFIVPAIGAAWISLHEWAGAGTMKFVGVKNYIMVFKDDLFMKSFGNTLLLLFVVGAAIFILAFAMTLVLRDMAGKKIVRNVIFFPHLINALVFGVLAGFIFNPGGMVNTLLKPFGVTEPPAWLAQDNIFPLIMATLVATTTGYFTTILMAGVDRIPPYYYEDCALAGANAWQRLRYVILPLTWDVFGTCAVLWTISSVKIFEIIWVFGGSSGAGIPPTQSWTTAVYTYVTAFSGQSTPAYGAATASAIISLALVSVLVVFLRRAMRRDAVEF; encoded by the coding sequence ATGTCGGCCACAACAGCCCATCGTTCCCGCTCCGCGGCAGCCGCCGCGGAGCGGGGGCAGGGCGGCAGCAGCATTGACCGTCAGCGGCGCAAGCTGCTGGTGCCCTTCGTCGGCCCCGCCTTTGTCATCTACACCGTCCTCTTCATTGTTCCCGCCATTGGGGCAGCCTGGATCAGCCTGCATGAATGGGCGGGCGCAGGCACCATGAAATTTGTGGGCGTCAAGAACTACATCATGGTTTTCAAAGATGACTTGTTCATGAAGTCTTTTGGCAACACGTTGCTGCTGCTGTTCGTGGTGGGTGCAGCCATCTTCATCCTGGCCTTCGCCATGACCCTGGTGCTGCGTGATATGGCCGGCAAGAAAATTGTCCGCAACGTCATTTTCTTCCCGCACCTGATCAACGCCCTGGTCTTCGGTGTGCTGGCCGGGTTCATCTTCAACCCGGGCGGCATGGTCAACACCTTGCTCAAGCCCTTTGGTGTCACCGAACCACCAGCCTGGCTGGCCCAGGACAACATCTTCCCGCTGATCATGGCCACCCTGGTGGCCACCACCACCGGTTACTTCACCACCATCTTGATGGCCGGCGTCGACCGCATTCCCCCGTATTACTACGAGGACTGCGCCCTGGCTGGTGCCAATGCCTGGCAGCGCCTGCGCTATGTGATCCTGCCCCTGACCTGGGACGTGTTCGGCACCTGTGCCGTGTTGTGGACCATCTCCTCCGTCAAGATCTTTGAGATCATCTGGGTCTTCGGCGGCAGCAGCGGTGCCGGCATTCCGCCCACCCAAAGCTGGACCACTGCCGTGTACACCTACGTGACCGCGTTCTCCGGCCAGTCCACGCCAGCCTACGGCGCGGCCACCGCCTCCGCCATCATCTCCCTGGCTCTGGTTTCCGTCCTCGTGGTGTTCCTGCGCCGCGCCATGCGCCGTGACGCCGTTGAATTCTAA
- a CDS encoding sulfatase — protein MSSPNLLFIVADQFRAMCLEPGGDPVSTPFLDALMSDGVSLTHAVSSYPVCSPHRAMMMSGQYPASNGVTHNVNSETATWGVGLRPDAPSWAAVLRNAGYNTGYIGKWHLEAPVPEDAVHGTGPLEDGRYWDAWSPPNRRHGFDFWYSYGCCDEHLTPHYWTSHAGRHQRVDVTGWSAAHETDIAIDFLQRAAGTSGAGAAGAGTSVAEAADGSERETSPGRMPFALAVSWNPPHQPFDQLPPDYDTSYGQLSAAELLTRPNVDLDSATGREAASIAPLYYAAVAAIDAQVGRLIATLESLGLAEDTLVIFTSDHGQQMGSHGLLYKNVPFEESMRIPFVLRWPDRLDTAAADRVGISSVDIAPTLLGLMGLGSDVPEHMHGQDLSPALLTQGDGAPEEGQAGTLGTPSSLYFYYARDEHDVDVRGLRTATGKFIARFHAGEGLSTSVVDLVDDPYELHNITDPAVVRRWARDLSDALAAAGQSWSGKEALEELANTTLGAQT, from the coding sequence GTGTCCTCACCCAACCTGCTATTCATTGTCGCCGACCAGTTCCGGGCCATGTGCCTGGAGCCGGGCGGCGACCCTGTTTCCACCCCGTTTCTGGATGCCCTGATGTCCGACGGCGTGTCGCTCACCCACGCGGTCAGCAGCTACCCGGTGTGCAGCCCGCACCGGGCCATGATGATGAGCGGGCAGTATCCCGCATCCAACGGCGTCACCCACAACGTCAACTCCGAGACTGCCACCTGGGGCGTTGGCCTCCGACCGGATGCACCGTCCTGGGCTGCTGTGTTGCGCAATGCCGGCTACAACACCGGCTACATCGGCAAATGGCACCTCGAGGCGCCAGTTCCGGAGGACGCCGTCCACGGCACCGGCCCGCTCGAGGACGGGCGCTACTGGGATGCCTGGTCCCCGCCGAACCGCCGCCACGGTTTCGACTTCTGGTACTCGTACGGCTGCTGCGACGAGCACCTCACCCCTCATTATTGGACGTCCCACGCCGGACGGCACCAGCGCGTTGACGTCACCGGATGGTCGGCCGCCCATGAGACGGACATCGCCATCGACTTTCTGCAGCGAGCTGCCGGCACTTCCGGGGCCGGGGCCGCCGGGGCCGGCACTTCCGTGGCCGAGGCCGCCGACGGATCCGAACGTGAGACCTCACCTGGCCGAATGCCCTTTGCCCTGGCCGTGTCATGGAACCCGCCGCACCAGCCCTTCGACCAGCTGCCGCCAGATTACGACACCAGCTACGGGCAGCTTTCAGCCGCGGAACTGCTGACCCGGCCCAACGTGGACCTGGATTCCGCGACAGGCCGGGAAGCCGCCAGCATAGCTCCCCTCTATTACGCAGCCGTCGCCGCCATCGACGCGCAGGTGGGGCGGCTGATTGCCACCTTGGAGTCCCTGGGACTGGCGGAGGACACCCTTGTCATTTTCACCTCGGACCACGGCCAACAAATGGGCAGCCACGGCCTGCTCTACAAAAACGTCCCCTTTGAGGAATCCATGCGGATCCCCTTTGTTCTGCGCTGGCCCGACCGCCTCGACACGGCTGCGGCGGACCGGGTGGGGATCTCCAGCGTGGACATTGCCCCAACACTTTTAGGGCTCATGGGCCTTGGTAGCGACGTTCCAGAACACATGCATGGGCAGGATCTCTCTCCCGCGCTTCTCACCCAGGGTGACGGGGCACCCGAGGAGGGACAAGCCGGGACGCTGGGCACGCCGTCGTCCCTGTATTTTTACTACGCGCGCGACGAACACGACGTCGATGTCCGCGGGCTGCGGACAGCCACCGGCAAATTCATTGCCCGGTTCCATGCGGGGGAAGGGCTCAGCACGTCTGTCGTCGACCTGGTGGATGACCCGTACGAACTGCACAACATCACTGATCCGGCCGTGGTCCGGCGCTGGGCGAGGGACCTTTCCGACGCGTTGGCTGCGGCGGGCCAGTCCTGGAGCGGAAAAGAAGCGCTGGAAGAGCTGGCAAACACTACGTTGGGAGCACAAACATGA
- a CDS encoding HNH endonuclease signature motif containing protein → MDAMERPGNSQPPEPSGPAFSGFNLETSLEGYFAAVAQVPEDPWLDSLSDSESPRPDRGVPPWEARQIERLAWAEQMENGRPLLDEDEFFALVADHALRAVASHEGRTTPIDARTRRLDGSGVDASEADYSDFDGQATASEEDELEAMRREFHLNVLRAAEPLTMPRPVRVPVIGGLKRVQRMLPPMTAEEQASYVPWTPQLGTAALDATDPASLDDDELLNYIQATERQASWAMARQAAAINEFAARRPTIPGEGSPEKHPDRSRYAAAELMAMFAIGPGAAEHLMTDAELLVRHLPDTFEQFNDGSLDIRRVRAIIRGCENTPPQILHDVERNFLEFAMSSNPNALTRRVRSIAERHNPEPLEQRHRRARTSRDVWITPLPDGMACLGARLPAKEATLLFNSLDDWARSAKSRGDDSHGTTPTGRPSRSLGEYRADILMDLLHQILLHTVSGTQPKDPQDPHFRNRIPAVLNIMVPASTLRGLSADPAILEGYGPIPIDDVQELAATAKFWRRFLTDPDTGRIVSIGRKSRKPPKAMVREVRFRDPVCTGIGCDRPARSCELDHTTPFTRLARASDGTLLPPGETSIDNLRPRCPYCHHVKDDPHTGWTVENVSPGVTRTTTPTGRVYLQTQGDIAPPF, encoded by the coding sequence ATGGACGCAATGGAGCGACCCGGAAACTCACAGCCTCCCGAACCTTCCGGACCCGCATTCTCGGGATTCAACCTCGAAACCTCCCTCGAGGGATACTTCGCGGCGGTTGCTCAAGTTCCTGAAGACCCCTGGCTGGACAGCCTTTCAGACTCCGAAAGCCCGCGACCGGACCGGGGCGTCCCACCCTGGGAGGCTCGGCAGATTGAACGGCTGGCGTGGGCCGAGCAGATGGAAAACGGCCGTCCGCTTCTGGATGAGGACGAGTTCTTTGCCCTGGTAGCCGACCACGCCCTGCGCGCCGTGGCCAGCCACGAAGGCCGCACTACCCCCATTGATGCGCGCACACGGCGCTTGGACGGCAGTGGCGTGGACGCCAGCGAGGCGGACTACAGCGACTTCGACGGCCAGGCAACCGCCTCGGAAGAAGACGAACTAGAGGCCATGCGCAGGGAATTTCATCTGAACGTGCTTCGAGCAGCCGAGCCGCTGACCATGCCACGGCCTGTCCGCGTCCCGGTGATCGGCGGGCTCAAGCGTGTCCAGCGGATGCTGCCACCCATGACGGCCGAAGAGCAGGCAAGCTATGTTCCCTGGACCCCTCAACTCGGCACTGCAGCACTGGACGCAACAGATCCAGCTTCGTTGGACGATGACGAGCTGCTGAACTACATCCAGGCGACGGAGCGCCAGGCTTCTTGGGCCATGGCCCGGCAGGCAGCCGCCATCAATGAGTTTGCCGCAAGGCGCCCAACGATTCCCGGTGAGGGGTCCCCGGAGAAGCATCCGGACCGCTCTCGCTATGCTGCTGCCGAGCTCATGGCCATGTTTGCCATTGGCCCCGGGGCTGCCGAACACTTGATGACCGACGCCGAACTGCTCGTCAGGCACCTGCCGGACACTTTTGAACAGTTCAATGACGGCTCCTTGGACATCCGCCGAGTCAGGGCAATCATTCGGGGATGCGAAAACACTCCGCCGCAGATCCTCCACGACGTGGAAAGGAACTTTCTGGAATTCGCCATGAGCAGCAATCCAAACGCCCTGACTCGACGTGTCCGGTCCATTGCCGAGCGCCACAATCCTGAACCCCTGGAACAGCGGCACCGACGGGCGCGAACAAGCAGGGATGTATGGATCACCCCATTGCCGGATGGCATGGCCTGCCTGGGTGCGCGCCTGCCCGCCAAGGAAGCGACGCTCCTGTTCAACTCGCTTGACGACTGGGCCAGGTCAGCCAAGTCAAGAGGCGATGACAGCCATGGCACCACACCCACCGGGCGGCCTTCCCGTTCGCTTGGGGAATACCGGGCCGACATCCTGATGGATCTGCTCCACCAGATTCTGCTGCACACCGTGTCAGGAACGCAGCCCAAGGATCCGCAAGACCCTCACTTCCGCAATCGCATCCCGGCAGTCCTGAACATCATGGTCCCTGCCAGCACGCTGCGTGGACTTTCCGCTGATCCTGCCATCCTGGAAGGTTACGGCCCCATCCCCATCGACGATGTGCAGGAATTGGCCGCCACTGCCAAGTTCTGGCGAAGATTCCTTACCGACCCGGACACAGGGCGTATTGTGAGCATCGGTAGAAAGTCACGAAAACCTCCCAAGGCCATGGTCCGCGAAGTGCGTTTCAGGGATCCGGTCTGCACAGGAATTGGTTGCGACAGACCCGCCAGGTCATGCGAGCTTGACCACACAACACCATTTACCCGGCTCGCCCGCGCATCGGACGGAACATTGCTGCCGCCCGGCGAAACCAGCATTGACAACCTGCGCCCGCGCTGCCCGTACTGCCACCATGTCAAGGATGATCCCCACACCGGATGGACCGTTGAGAATGTCAGTCCTGGTGTCACCAGGACCACCACCCCCACCGGCAGGGTTTATCTCCAGACGCAGGGAGACATTGCTCCACCGTTCTAG
- a CDS encoding WXG100 family type VII secretion target, with amino-acid sequence MAQFNVNSDDLVLKSSAVRGSVDRIRMEVDAMKRNLLDLQSSWTGTAATNFQALLQEWHATELKVEASLESINGALSMAATQYAQAEEANTRMFTIR; translated from the coding sequence ATGGCACAGTTCAACGTCAACAGCGACGATCTTGTTCTCAAAAGCTCAGCGGTCAGAGGATCCGTTGACCGGATCCGCATGGAGGTTGACGCCATGAAGCGCAATCTCCTTGACCTGCAAAGCTCCTGGACGGGTACGGCAGCCACCAATTTTCAGGCTCTCCTGCAGGAGTGGCACGCCACCGAGCTGAAAGTTGAGGCGTCCCTGGAGAGCATCAACGGCGCCCTGTCCATGGCGGCAACCCAATATGCGCAGGCGGAAGAGGCCAACACCCGCATGTTCACCATCCGCTAA